From Weissella confusa, a single genomic window includes:
- a CDS encoding MarR family winged helix-turn-helix transcriptional regulator yields the protein MTDETQDLMESFSRLMHSRFFMAAMSMNMRTKRGSDKELGRGRLRLLALLNKEDGLTNAEIAEKLDIRPSSVSAQVTSLVETGMIERRASENDGRVSLIFITDAGKETLAGLHNGNDEMSERAFSVLTEAEQAQLKDMLRRIAANTEDIEMDPEMLRDAFGPFAERFQNMDFTDRREMRKEMHKMHHDLHKGFKGWF from the coding sequence ATGACAGATGAAACACAAGACTTGATGGAATCGTTCAGCCGTTTGATGCACTCGCGCTTCTTTATGGCAGCGATGTCAATGAACATGCGTACTAAGCGCGGTAGTGATAAGGAATTGGGTCGTGGTCGTTTACGCTTGTTGGCTTTGTTGAACAAGGAAGATGGTCTAACGAATGCGGAAATCGCAGAAAAGTTGGATATTCGTCCTAGCTCAGTGAGTGCACAGGTGACGAGTTTGGTGGAGACGGGGATGATTGAACGTCGTGCTTCTGAGAATGATGGACGCGTTTCACTTATTTTCATTACAGATGCCGGTAAGGAGACGCTTGCTGGTTTGCATAACGGTAATGACGAAATGAGTGAACGTGCTTTCTCAGTGCTAACTGAAGCCGAGCAGGCGCAGTTGAAGGACATGTTGCGTCGCATCGCAGCCAATACTGAGGACATTGAAATGGATCCTGAGATGCTCCGCGATGCGTTTGGACCATTCGCTGAGCGTTTCCAAAACATGGATTTCACTGACCGCCGTGAAATGCGCAAGGAGATGCACAAGATGCACCACGACTTGCACAAGGGCTTCAAGGGTTGGTTCTAA
- a CDS encoding TetR/AcrR family transcriptional regulator: MAKVTTESIFDAARAVLDEKGFEKSRLADVARKLDITPAALYKHFANKEALFEAMNTAWLEQVDGPVWEANVRAPEEERVTALHDWLWLLASRRREGFSREPEMMAFYEEQLANRDVLLDPRLQDFALAVENIMAWDTFRNQRGMTIMQTFTYFYHPFFADKWDDNLFKTLFETTWQEMLPVVEQGIVLNEEEN; encoded by the coding sequence ATGGCGAAAGTGACGACAGAGTCCATTTTTGATGCCGCACGAGCAGTTCTCGACGAAAAGGGTTTTGAAAAGTCGCGATTAGCTGACGTTGCCCGAAAGTTGGATATTACGCCGGCGGCTTTATACAAGCATTTTGCGAATAAAGAGGCGCTTTTTGAAGCGATGAATACGGCTTGGCTAGAGCAAGTTGATGGTCCGGTTTGGGAAGCGAATGTTCGCGCACCTGAAGAAGAGCGTGTCACAGCCTTGCACGATTGGTTGTGGTTGTTGGCATCACGTCGACGCGAAGGATTTAGTCGCGAGCCTGAAATGATGGCTTTTTACGAAGAACAATTGGCTAACCGAGATGTGTTGCTTGATCCACGTTTGCAGGATTTTGCGCTGGCCGTGGAAAACATCATGGCCTGGGATACATTCCGTAATCAGCGTGGCATGACCATCATGCAGACATTTACATATTTCTACCACCCATTTTTTGCAGACAAGTGGGATGATAATTTGTTTAAAACGTTGTTCGAAACAACGTGGCAAGAAATGTTGCCAGTTGTGGAGCAAGGAATTGTGTTAAATGAAGAAGAAAATTGA
- a CDS encoding DedA family protein, whose translation MIELADIISVIQNPIVFIRPIMDNPWLVYPVLWAIVALESYFVLFAWMPAETTMFLAGSLAAHPDIPIELWLLWIGYLPMVYLGWQAKYKRGRKHKIKNARMDDTVAFFNSHAPLAMLFGRYIPVLGIFIPIIAGESQYAADRFKNQNMAGTLIWVLGSTVIGFFLGSVPFFQQHFSILIVGIIIVPAGLYYLVNFVNSFFQHMRG comes from the coding sequence ATGATTGAATTAGCAGATATTATTTCGGTTATCCAAAATCCGATTGTTTTTATCCGACCGATAATGGACAATCCGTGGCTGGTGTATCCAGTACTTTGGGCGATTGTGGCACTAGAAAGTTATTTCGTTCTCTTCGCATGGATGCCAGCGGAAACGACCATGTTTCTGGCCGGTAGTTTGGCGGCCCATCCAGATATTCCAATCGAGCTGTGGTTGCTATGGATTGGCTATTTGCCAATGGTGTATCTTGGCTGGCAGGCGAAGTATAAGCGTGGTCGCAAGCACAAAATTAAGAATGCCCGCATGGACGATACAGTCGCATTCTTCAACAGTCATGCACCCCTAGCGATGCTATTTGGCCGGTATATTCCAGTGTTGGGTATTTTTATTCCAATTATCGCCGGTGAAAGTCAGTATGCAGCTGACCGCTTTAAAAACCAGAATATGGCGGGAACTTTAATTTGGGTGCTCGGATCAACCGTAATTGGCTTCTTTTTGGGATCAGTACCGTTTTTCCAACAACATTTTTCAATCTTGATTGTCGGCATCATTATTGTGCCGGCTGGCCTTTACTACCTCGTCAACTTTGTAAATAGCTTTTTCCAGCATATGCGTGGATAA
- a CDS encoding NUDIX domain-containing protein, whose protein sequence is MAEKNYIARMREKVGHEAMIFNTVFGVLWQADRSAILLEKRSDIQKGWGFPGGYIEYGETPQEAIVREFKEETGLDVHLKRLLGVSSEIVTENRWGDAQETIAMGFEVEAVGGMLREDGEETLVVSYVPVSPEPEMFVPQAQKTVHQVINDNEASEAVWLRED, encoded by the coding sequence ATGGCAGAGAAAAATTACATCGCACGTATGCGCGAAAAAGTTGGTCATGAAGCCATGATTTTTAACACGGTATTCGGTGTGTTATGGCAGGCGGATCGTTCAGCAATCTTATTAGAGAAACGTTCTGATATTCAAAAAGGCTGGGGCTTTCCAGGTGGCTATATCGAATACGGTGAAACGCCACAGGAAGCGATTGTACGCGAATTCAAAGAAGAAACGGGACTTGATGTGCACCTGAAGCGTTTGCTCGGTGTATCGTCTGAAATCGTCACTGAGAACCGTTGGGGTGATGCGCAAGAAACGATTGCAATGGGTTTTGAAGTCGAAGCGGTTGGTGGCATGCTGCGTGAAGATGGTGAGGAAACATTGGTTGTTTCGTACGTACCGGTGAGCCCTGAACCCGAGATGTTTGTGCCACAGGCGCAGAAGACCGTTCATCAAGTAATTAATGATAATGAAGCTTCCGAGGCTGTTTGGCTACGTGAAGACTAG
- a CDS encoding ATP-binding cassette domain-containing protein gives MTTLELKHVNYLVDGRTILKDLNLKLSSGDWVTVVGPSGTGKSTLLKIIAGLQDATDGEVVLDDASTTTMPIGTVRQQISYATQSAQLFGETVRDNLDFPFLVRQETVNEAAQRDGLVKMGLPESYLDKAVSELSGGERQRIGVLRNLLFPPKVLLLDEISTGLDSETKQAIWQAIHALHDRENNIVLSVTHDEQEIAEAQTVLTLHEGEGVLTHE, from the coding sequence ATGACAACGTTAGAATTGAAACATGTTAATTATCTGGTAGATGGTCGGACGATTTTGAAAGACTTGAATTTGAAGCTTTCGTCTGGCGATTGGGTGACGGTAGTGGGGCCGTCAGGAACAGGTAAAAGTACACTATTGAAGATTATTGCTGGGCTGCAAGATGCCACTGATGGTGAGGTCGTTCTGGATGATGCCAGTACGACAACCATGCCAATCGGAACAGTGCGCCAACAAATCTCATATGCGACGCAATCGGCCCAACTATTTGGTGAGACGGTGCGTGATAATTTAGATTTTCCGTTTTTGGTGCGCCAAGAAACGGTGAATGAAGCCGCCCAACGTGATGGTTTGGTGAAGATGGGCTTGCCTGAGTCTTATCTTGATAAGGCGGTTTCAGAATTGTCAGGTGGTGAACGCCAACGTATTGGTGTGCTACGCAATTTGCTATTTCCGCCAAAGGTTTTGTTATTAGATGAAATTTCAACCGGTTTGGACAGTGAAACGAAGCAAGCAATTTGGCAAGCTATTCACGCTTTACATGATCGTGAGAATAACATTGTCTTGTCAGTCACACACGATGAGCAAGAAATCGCTGAAGCGCAAACTGTGTTGACGTTGCACGAGGGTGAGGGGGTGTTGACGCATGAATAG
- a CDS encoding aldo/keto reductase: MTISSLTDTYTLSNGVKIPVVGFGTWQTPDGDVAYQSTLDALAAGYRHIDTAAAYGNEESIGRALKDSGIAREDIFVTSKLWNDMHGYESAKQALEDTLKRLDLEYLDLYLIHWPNPKANRENWAEANAETWRAMEEAYEAGKVRAIGISNFQVHHFEELLKTAKVTPMVNQLFVNPSDMEAEIVAFNNEHNVLTEAYSPLGTGKMLTVAVIQEVADKYNKSVAQVALRWSLQHGFLPLPKSTHKERIVENGQLFDFELSAEDMATLDKLEGVAGRHNDADKTNF, translated from the coding sequence ATGACTATTTCATCATTGACTGATACTTACACGCTTTCAAACGGTGTTAAGATCCCCGTTGTGGGATTCGGAACTTGGCAAACGCCTGATGGTGATGTGGCCTACCAAAGCACGTTGGATGCTTTGGCTGCCGGCTACCGTCACATCGATACGGCCGCTGCTTACGGTAACGAAGAATCAATCGGACGTGCTTTGAAGGATTCAGGCATTGCCCGCGAAGATATCTTCGTAACATCAAAGTTGTGGAACGACATGCACGGATACGAGTCAGCTAAGCAAGCCTTGGAAGACACGTTGAAGCGCTTGGACTTGGAGTACTTGGACTTGTACTTGATCCACTGGCCAAACCCAAAGGCTAACCGCGAAAACTGGGCCGAAGCTAACGCTGAGACTTGGCGTGCGATGGAAGAAGCCTACGAGGCTGGTAAGGTCCGTGCAATCGGTATCTCAAACTTCCAAGTACACCACTTCGAAGAATTGTTGAAGACGGCTAAGGTTACGCCTATGGTTAACCAATTGTTCGTTAACCCTTCTGACATGGAAGCCGAAATCGTTGCCTTCAACAACGAGCACAACGTTTTGACTGAAGCTTACTCACCATTGGGAACGGGTAAGATGTTGACGGTTGCTGTAATTCAAGAAGTTGCCGACAAGTACAACAAGTCAGTTGCTCAAGTTGCATTGCGCTGGTCATTGCAACACGGCTTCTTGCCATTGCCAAAGTCAACGCACAAGGAGCGTATCGTTGAAAACGGTCAACTCTTTGACTTCGAGTTGTCTGCTGAAGATATGGCAACGTTGGACAAGCTTGAAGGTGTTGCTGGTAGGCACAACGACGCTGACAAGACAAACTTCTAA
- a CDS encoding lipase has translation MTVLTFTTSNLQGRLPEAREMDVPYSDALFNNNPAEYQHDLARVSAVMAGSTYTRDSQVAGPGYTTENLRALGFKTESHGYHVLDDPNNVAFTLGYKRVGANNLFAVIIRGTPQNAEWSGDFMIGDEDAPGMDNMIYIGQKIAAQLHDYVMQFDNVGQENIFWVTGHSRGGSATEVLGKLLIDAGEEHVFAYAFAPTTTYKTVANVDYAVKYDAVHAIINPLDVAPTFPLVQWGFTHIGQQHMLPVSALPEVAKEYERINGVPFKGDAQQDAEMLERGLQLYYALASSVHDFYHATTPWWDGQTMTPYQWVQDMMMAPQGLEIPERTANVMAYAKTHPVYAKLFEHMANGGMASYEHTITTYISFMAVLPDDWVKS, from the coding sequence ATGACTGTTTTAACATTTACAACAAGTAATCTTCAGGGGCGTTTGCCGGAAGCCCGAGAGATGGACGTACCATATAGCGATGCGCTTTTTAACAATAATCCGGCTGAGTACCAACATGATTTGGCGCGAGTTAGCGCTGTGATGGCTGGGTCAACGTACACGCGTGATAGCCAAGTGGCCGGACCAGGTTATACAACTGAAAATTTGCGTGCCTTGGGCTTTAAGACAGAGTCACACGGCTATCATGTGCTTGATGATCCGAATAATGTCGCTTTCACGCTAGGTTATAAGCGGGTTGGCGCCAATAATTTGTTTGCGGTGATTATCCGTGGGACGCCACAAAACGCGGAATGGTCGGGCGATTTCATGATTGGTGACGAAGATGCACCAGGAATGGATAACATGATTTATATCGGCCAAAAGATTGCAGCGCAGTTGCATGATTATGTGATGCAATTCGACAACGTTGGTCAGGAAAATATCTTCTGGGTAACCGGGCATTCTCGTGGCGGTAGTGCGACAGAAGTGCTGGGAAAGTTGTTGATTGATGCCGGAGAAGAACACGTTTTTGCCTATGCATTTGCGCCAACGACAACGTACAAGACGGTTGCTAACGTTGATTATGCGGTGAAGTATGATGCAGTGCATGCCATTATCAATCCGCTAGATGTTGCCCCAACATTCCCATTGGTCCAGTGGGGCTTCACACACATTGGCCAGCAACATATGCTGCCAGTGTCAGCATTGCCGGAAGTTGCCAAGGAATATGAGCGCATTAATGGAGTGCCATTTAAGGGCGATGCTCAGCAAGATGCGGAGATGTTGGAACGTGGTTTGCAACTGTACTATGCGTTGGCATCAAGTGTGCATGACTTTTACCATGCGACGACACCTTGGTGGGACGGACAAACGATGACGCCATATCAATGGGTGCAGGATATGATGATGGCACCACAAGGGCTGGAAATCCCTGAGCGAACGGCTAATGTGATGGCATATGCAAAGACGCATCCAGTGTATGCAAAGTTGTTCGAGCATATGGCGAATGGTGGTATGGCATCATATGAGCACACGATCACCACATATATTAGTTTCATGGCAGTCTTACCAGATGATTGGGTTAAGTCATGA
- a CDS encoding ABC transporter ATP-binding protein: MDRGQNVETEAFQRPAKFDMKAFMRLIRQTKPAYWQLGLGLGLGVIATGIQLAVPHFAGDLINGFGKSIDKTLLVSVIGMFILSAVISALSGTVLGIFGENVVSRLRNTLWDKLIRLRVAYFDETKAGEMTSRLINDSTQIKDLLANSFPRMITSLLTVVGALTLMVLKDWRMTAIMALAIPLVMLVMLPVMRQSHKVGRDRQNSLADFNGAAGETLSEIRLVRSSNAEPFETEKGHTTIQSLYKIGLREAVYDSVAGPLMTAVMMGLFVGVLAYGAHRVSQGTMTMGTMFSFLMYLFQLLGPSATLGQFFSDLAKASGSTERVQALLTEPEEDLTSGVDVDVEGQTLAMNHVDFAYDDSKNILSDVSFEAQPNTVVAFAGPSGGGKSTIFSLLERYYMPTAGEIMIGNHDVADVNLANWREQIGFVSQDSAIMAGTIRHNLTYGLTGDYSDDDLWRVLGLAFAEKFVRDMPAGLDTEVGERGVKVSGGQRQRLAIARAFLRDPKILMLDEATASLDSESEAMVQKALESLMRGRTTLVIAHRLSTIVDADKIYFIEHGTVSGAGTHKELVANHDLYREYVDTQFNQD, encoded by the coding sequence ATGGATCGTGGACAAAACGTTGAAACGGAAGCATTTCAACGACCAGCAAAGTTTGATATGAAGGCATTTATGCGCTTGATTCGTCAAACAAAACCAGCCTATTGGCAACTAGGACTGGGCCTAGGATTAGGCGTGATTGCGACGGGCATTCAGTTGGCCGTGCCACATTTTGCGGGTGATTTGATTAACGGGTTTGGTAAGTCGATTGATAAAACATTGCTCGTCAGTGTGATTGGTATGTTTATCTTGAGCGCGGTAATTAGCGCCTTATCAGGAACTGTTTTGGGAATCTTTGGCGAAAACGTGGTTAGTCGTTTGCGTAATACCTTATGGGACAAACTAATTCGTTTGCGCGTCGCCTATTTTGATGAAACCAAAGCGGGCGAAATGACGTCACGTTTGATTAATGATTCAACGCAAATTAAAGACTTGCTGGCAAACTCATTCCCTCGTATGATTACGTCTTTGCTAACAGTGGTAGGTGCACTGACGCTGATGGTCTTGAAGGATTGGCGCATGACGGCGATTATGGCATTGGCAATTCCATTGGTGATGTTGGTGATGTTGCCAGTGATGCGCCAATCACACAAGGTTGGTCGTGATCGTCAAAATTCATTAGCTGACTTTAATGGCGCAGCCGGCGAAACGCTAAGCGAAATTCGTTTGGTGAGGTCATCTAACGCGGAACCGTTTGAAACGGAAAAGGGCCACACAACGATCCAATCTTTGTACAAGATCGGCTTGCGTGAAGCTGTGTATGATTCCGTGGCCGGTCCATTGATGACGGCGGTTATGATGGGATTATTTGTTGGTGTATTGGCCTATGGTGCGCACCGTGTGTCACAAGGCACGATGACGATGGGAACGATGTTTTCATTCTTGATGTACCTATTCCAATTGCTGGGACCATCAGCAACGCTGGGTCAATTCTTCTCAGATTTGGCTAAGGCCAGTGGTTCAACAGAACGTGTTCAAGCCCTGTTGACAGAGCCTGAAGAGGATTTGACGTCTGGTGTCGATGTTGATGTTGAAGGGCAAACGTTGGCGATGAACCATGTTGATTTTGCCTATGATGACAGCAAGAACATCTTGAGCGACGTATCGTTTGAGGCCCAGCCAAATACAGTTGTGGCGTTTGCTGGACCTTCGGGTGGTGGTAAGTCAACCATCTTTAGTTTGCTTGAGCGTTACTACATGCCAACGGCCGGTGAAATCATGATTGGTAATCATGATGTGGCAGATGTGAATTTGGCTAATTGGCGTGAACAAATTGGGTTCGTTAGCCAAGATTCAGCGATTATGGCTGGAACCATCCGCCATAATTTGACGTATGGTCTAACGGGTGATTACTCAGATGATGATTTGTGGCGTGTGTTGGGACTAGCGTTTGCTGAAAAGTTCGTGCGTGACATGCCAGCTGGCCTGGACACTGAAGTTGGTGAACGTGGTGTCAAGGTGTCTGGTGGACAACGTCAACGTTTGGCAATCGCGCGTGCGTTCTTGCGTGATCCAAAGATTTTGATGTTGGATGAAGCGACGGCAAGTTTGGATTCAGAATCTGAAGCAATGGTGCAAAAGGCTTTGGAATCTTTGATGAGGGGTCGCACGACGTTGGTGATTGCACACCGTTTGAGCACAATTGTAGACGCCGACAAGATTTACTTTATCGAACATGGGACGGTAAGTGGCGCTGGTACGCACAAGGAATTGGTTGCTAACCACGACTTGTATCGTGAGTACGTTGATACACAATTCAATCAAGATTAA
- the fetB gene encoding iron export ABC transporter permease subunit FetB produces MNSQINVSNWSLALAFVLVVISLGISYRQKLGLEKDTIISVARAIIQLIIVGYLLKFIFNLDNWLVTIVMQLFIVYNAARNGKKRSQGIPGAFYISWWGLLLSTTVTMSILVLTGVLKFEPYQMIPVTGMVAGNSMTAVGLVYRSLNQQFRDQQGQVFERLALGGSPKLAANSIVHEAIRTGMQPTIDTVRTYGLVSLPGMMSGLIMAGVDPIHAIKYQIMVVFMLLSATGISSVFASFMAYRKFFNERWQLQLPVKK; encoded by the coding sequence ATGAATAGTCAAATTAATGTTAGCAATTGGTCACTCGCCCTTGCGTTTGTGTTGGTCGTTATCTCATTGGGGATTAGTTATCGTCAGAAATTAGGACTCGAAAAGGATACGATTATTTCGGTTGCCCGCGCGATTATCCAACTGATTATTGTTGGGTACCTATTGAAGTTTATCTTCAACTTGGATAACTGGTTGGTCACGATTGTGATGCAACTATTCATTGTTTATAACGCTGCCCGCAATGGAAAGAAGCGTAGCCAAGGAATTCCTGGTGCGTTCTATATCTCTTGGTGGGGCTTGCTCCTATCAACGACAGTGACGATGAGTATTTTGGTTTTGACGGGTGTTCTGAAGTTTGAACCTTATCAAATGATTCCAGTCACAGGTATGGTTGCTGGAAACTCAATGACGGCGGTCGGACTGGTTTATCGTAGTTTGAATCAACAATTCCGTGATCAACAAGGTCAAGTCTTTGAGCGTTTGGCCTTGGGTGGTTCGCCTAAGCTAGCTGCTAATAGCATTGTGCATGAGGCTATCCGTACTGGTATGCAACCGACAATTGATACGGTGCGTACGTATGGTTTGGTGTCATTGCCAGGTATGATGTCCGGTTTGATTATGGCGGGTGTTGATCCAATTCACGCCATTAAGTATCAAATCATGGTTGTGTTCATGTTGCTTTCAGCGACCGGTATTTCATCGGTTTTTGCTAGTTTCATGGCTTACCGCAAGTTCTTTAATGAACGTTGGCAACTACAATTGCCAGTTAAGAAGTAA
- a CDS encoding DMT family transporter, translating into MSKQWYVGMAAGGALFWGINGILSNMLFDRIAISPDWLTTARLLISGVALLLYSLIRRQNIFAIWRQPKNAVLLVSFGLVGVYFAQSNFVRTLYYGNAAVATVLQYMAPALIVIFLALFRRRWPQRQELIAVILSLVGIVLLVTNGNLAQLQISEKTLFFGILSALGLVAYTLIPGSLLAENDAIVVVGWGMFMGGLAANFVAPLYHPAYHFDMIDLILLFFIVVFGSIVAFVWYIASLRKVAPETVGMLGMLEPLSATVLSALVLGVSFHAFQVVGIVMTLGAILIMNVVKK; encoded by the coding sequence GTGAGTAAGCAGTGGTATGTGGGGATGGCTGCTGGTGGTGCCTTGTTCTGGGGTATCAATGGTATCTTGTCGAATATGCTATTCGATCGGATTGCGATTTCCCCAGATTGGTTAACGACCGCTCGTTTGTTAATCTCAGGTGTCGCGTTGCTGTTGTATTCGTTGATTCGCCGGCAGAATATTTTTGCGATTTGGCGTCAACCAAAGAATGCTGTCTTGTTAGTGTCGTTTGGGTTGGTTGGGGTGTATTTTGCCCAGTCTAATTTTGTGCGAACGTTGTACTACGGTAACGCAGCGGTTGCGACGGTGTTGCAGTATATGGCGCCAGCTTTGATTGTTATTTTTTTGGCGCTATTTCGTCGCAGGTGGCCACAACGACAAGAATTAATCGCAGTAATTCTGTCGTTAGTGGGGATTGTGTTGTTGGTAACCAATGGTAATCTGGCGCAATTGCAAATCTCTGAGAAGACATTATTCTTTGGAATTTTGTCAGCGTTGGGATTGGTCGCCTACACGTTGATACCAGGATCTTTGCTGGCTGAAAACGATGCTATCGTTGTTGTTGGTTGGGGGATGTTTATGGGTGGTTTGGCCGCTAATTTCGTGGCGCCACTTTATCACCCGGCTTATCATTTTGATATGATCGACTTGATATTGCTGTTCTTTATTGTGGTGTTTGGGTCGATTGTTGCGTTTGTCTGGTATATTGCGAGTTTGCGTAAGGTGGCCCCAGAAACAGTGGGGATGCTTGGCATGTTAGAGCCATTAAGTGCGACTGTCTTATCAGCGCTTGTGTTGGGAGTGTCATTCCATGCCTTTCAAGTAGTTGGGATTGTCATGACACTCGGTGCGATTTTGATTATGAATGTCGTTAAGAAGTGA